The following coding sequences are from one Mycoplasma tullyi window:
- a CDS encoding cytadherence-associated protein, with translation MNNKDQFNSLLDENKPITNKPEILKKEDQELFSSKFKQSAPEVNYRINYQVPYTDEDEAQDDAIIAILTKQLEDLKSELLNDLNNQQASVQQVENNDASLIIKEQLNFLENLYKSFYLNDFEFINLELLVANNDLVELKKQSYELSKTLAKAQIVFEEINKCSSVIANEISKVDLKPWSLTLNDQEFSSPNQLLTYLFDLKLEAKAKLVNLEHAIAFINDQIDSLIKKINKEQALEAEIQKPVVNEPSKENLEDLNFNLNFDLGAFEKPVDNSIEKKDLELLKEQLANDIHKITKTDLDQLREELRVDINKINQQDLINKQDLELLKQSVIKTQLELIEVNQKQLNELRQEHQAQLELAKNSQQYIVDQLADAIIRQEKILEEKINVLSQLRPINLTEMTIPSTEVMLRPNNESKTIDQLRSKIELLEEKVKSNNLGQLKTKVELLEEKVKSNNLASSKLVELPEEIFEAKIVASPEEKNISLQLPERITPNVVVVNEPEVINQDEEIAGLLEGEVKSKNDHKLAQRVELSESVEHVQPNVVVVTEEPVIDQPVIVTKEIDQLNPLTQTNIQIKPEPKIVPEIIDQELISDEVILNQPINDLNNLVKDIQVENQNFDQIKKLIQDQKIELSEIDSSYALQESINVDLPKQEFVQEDVQPKLNEHIQSRSHQEVQPKKNLANLKTTNYEQVVQYNNPSVVEKIKIDELKPEILNPGLIIDQRSVISNNQHQDQQIDQLKQKYQQDQKLLELKQEKSNAQIQVLNAQIDLLKKELVKNQELNQLEIVKKTNEFQDVLQTQKVAYESILNQHKEQYENELVNSKNELIRLINEKIQAKTNEFLKNDDEQNDFVQIRDTYLKVLSEQQKEYDKQIKQKQGEIIAKLNEQKDQFDDIIRLKNLEWNQYQEILINKNNKALAELEKQKERYQTLSQADQSKVNLINQQIKELKEQQVQNQSIIDQYNDSKDQLIDEIKTTYNQENLNQITDQITNKISEKFNEELARIKENTYNYYPDPSAYYDYYSSYEQYDEGYVDENGMYYEPVDVELDPRVLDDFNYDYDDYYHYDSYDRHEYDHQSYDHEDDQHVHVDHQSDEDDQPIIANDDQDDFEPVNHYNTEDVVIINDKIKEQLANDQSLKIRKPGGWFAKKIYLTQIGEKEKIPQKMSGRRGVFKRVNKGRLSKEEIKKYANKIINSNK, from the coding sequence ATGAATAATAAAGATCAATTCAATTCGTTGTTAGATGAAAACAAACCAATAACTAATAAACCTGAGATTCTTAAAAAAGAAGATCAGGAACTTTTTAGTTCTAAATTCAAACAATCAGCTCCAGAAGTTAATTATCGAATTAATTATCAAGTTCCTTATACTGATGAAGATGAAGCACAAGATGATGCGATCATTGCAATCTTAACTAAACAACTTGAAGATTTAAAATCTGAACTGTTAAATGATCTAAATAACCAACAAGCTTCAGTTCAACAAGTTGAAAATAATGATGCATCACTAATCATCAAAGAACAATTAAACTTCTTAGAAAACTTATACAAGAGCTTTTATCTTAACGATTTTGAATTTATTAATCTTGAATTATTAGTAGCTAATAATGATCTTGTTGAATTAAAAAAACAATCTTATGAACTAAGTAAAACTTTAGCTAAAGCACAGATTGTTTTTGAAGAGATCAATAAGTGTTCATCTGTTATTGCTAATGAGATTAGTAAAGTCGATCTTAAACCTTGATCATTAACTTTAAATGATCAAGAATTCAGTTCACCTAATCAATTATTAACTTATCTATTTGATCTTAAACTTGAAGCTAAAGCTAAATTAGTTAATCTTGAACATGCAATTGCTTTTATTAACGATCAGATCGACAGTTTAATCAAAAAGATTAATAAAGAACAAGCGCTTGAAGCTGAAATCCAAAAACCAGTTGTTAATGAACCATCTAAAGAAAATTTAGAAGATCTAAATTTCAATCTAAATTTTGATCTAGGTGCATTTGAAAAACCAGTTGATAACTCAATTGAGAAAAAAGATCTAGAGCTATTAAAAGAACAATTAGCTAATGATATTCACAAGATCACTAAAACTGATCTTGATCAGTTACGTGAAGAATTAAGAGTTGATATTAATAAGATCAATCAACAAGATCTAATTAATAAACAAGATCTTGAGTTATTAAAACAATCAGTAATTAAAACTCAATTAGAACTAATTGAAGTTAATCAAAAACAATTAAACGAATTACGTCAAGAACACCAAGCTCAACTTGAATTAGCTAAAAACTCTCAACAATATATCGTTGATCAATTAGCAGATGCAATCATTAGACAAGAAAAGATCTTAGAAGAAAAGATCAATGTCTTAAGTCAATTACGTCCAATTAATCTAACTGAGATGACGATCCCTTCAACTGAAGTGATGCTGCGTCCAAATAATGAATCAAAGACAATTGATCAACTTAGATCAAAAATTGAATTACTTGAAGAAAAAGTTAAATCTAATAATCTCGGTCAACTTAAAACAAAAGTTGAATTGTTAGAAGAAAAAGTTAAATCAAATAATCTTGCTTCATCTAAACTAGTTGAATTACCTGAAGAAATTTTTGAAGCTAAGATTGTTGCTAGTCCTGAAGAAAAAAATATATCACTTCAACTACCTGAACGAATTACACCAAACGTTGTAGTTGTGAATGAACCTGAAGTTATTAATCAAGATGAAGAGATAGCTGGTTTACTTGAAGGAGAAGTTAAATCTAAAAATGATCATAAACTTGCTCAAAGAGTTGAATTATCTGAATCAGTTGAACACGTTCAACCAAATGTTGTAGTTGTAACTGAAGAACCTGTAATTGATCAACCTGTAATCGTTACTAAAGAGATTGATCAATTAAATCCTTTAACTCAAACTAATATTCAGATCAAACCTGAACCTAAAATAGTACCTGAAATCATTGATCAAGAATTGATTAGTGACGAAGTTATCTTAAACCAACCAATCAATGATTTAAACAACTTAGTTAAAGATATTCAAGTAGAAAACCAAAATTTTGATCAAATTAAGAAATTAATCCAGGATCAAAAGATTGAACTATCTGAAATTGATTCTAGTTATGCTTTACAAGAATCAATTAATGTTGATCTACCTAAACAAGAATTTGTACAAGAAGATGTTCAACCTAAATTAAATGAACACATTCAATCTAGATCACACCAAGAAGTACAACCCAAAAAAAATCTAGCTAATCTAAAAACAACAAATTACGAACAAGTTGTTCAATATAACAATCCTTCAGTTGTTGAAAAGATCAAAATCGATGAATTAAAACCAGAGATTCTAAATCCTGGTCTAATCATTGATCAACGTTCAGTTATATCTAATAACCAACATCAAGATCAACAGATCGATCAATTAAAACAAAAATATCAACAAGATCAAAAATTACTTGAATTAAAACAAGAAAAATCAAATGCACAGATTCAAGTTTTAAATGCTCAAATTGATCTATTAAAAAAAGAACTAGTTAAAAATCAAGAACTTAACCAACTAGAGATCGTTAAAAAAACTAATGAGTTTCAAGATGTTTTACAAACTCAAAAAGTTGCTTATGAATCAATCTTAAACCAACACAAAGAACAATATGAAAACGAATTAGTTAACAGTAAAAACGAATTAATTCGTTTGATTAATGAAAAGATTCAAGCTAAGACAAACGAGTTCTTAAAAAACGATGATGAACAAAACGATTTTGTTCAGATCAGAGATACTTATCTAAAAGTTCTAAGCGAACAACAAAAAGAATACGATAAACAGATCAAACAAAAACAAGGTGAGATCATTGCCAAATTAAACGAACAAAAAGATCAATTTGATGATATTATTCGTTTAAAGAACTTGGAATGAAACCAATACCAAGAGATCTTAATTAATAAGAATAATAAAGCTTTAGCTGAACTTGAAAAACAAAAAGAACGTTACCAAACCCTAAGTCAAGCTGATCAATCTAAAGTTAATTTAATCAATCAACAGATCAAAGAACTAAAAGAACAACAAGTTCAAAACCAATCAATTATTGATCAGTACAACGATAGTAAAGATCAATTAATTGATGAGATTAAAACTACTTATAACCAAGAAAATCTTAATCAGATTACAGATCAGATTACTAACAAGATCTCAGAAAAGTTTAATGAAGAACTAGCTAGAATCAAAGAAAATACATACAACTACTACCCTGATCCTTCAGCTTATTATGATTATTATTCATCATATGAACAATATGATGAAGGTTATGTTGATGAAAACGGGATGTATTATGAACCCGTTGATGTTGAATTAGATCCACGAGTTTTAGATGACTTCAACTATGATTATGATGATTACTATCATTATGATTCATATGATCGACATGAATATGATCACCAATCATATGATCATGAAGATGATCAACATGTTCATGTAGATCACCAATCTGATGAAGATGATCAACCAATCATTGCCAATGATGATCAAGATGATTTTGAACCAGTAAATCATTACAACACCGAAGATGTTGTGATCATCAACGATAAGATTAAAGAACAACTTGCGAATGATCAATCACTTAAGATTAGAAAACCTGGTGGTTGATTTGCTAAGAAGATTTATCTAACCCAAATTGGTGAAAAAGAAAAGATCCCACAAAAAATGAGTGGTCGACGTGGTGTGTTTAAACGCGTAAATAAGGGAAGATTATCAAAAGAAGAGATCAAAAAATACGCCAACAAGATCATAAACTCAAATAAGTAG
- a CDS encoding transglutaminase-like domain-containing protein, giving the protein MKKSTKKILLTLTTFIPLISFGLTSCTSIPSNKNYDQALVMLSKLKQLESSVANDSKYNGIKQEINDFIKTNYFNQDTQSGKLVSIINEMGRLYDKLEAQINQKDDKTTNSEPKTASNSNTLNDKNPSESSNSNLNNSNPSNNNLNTNNETGSGEASSPVYSGDAAERLIAQKSSQLQSFVNDLDSLAATANDNIKSGLEHVKRNTLDQISALRYRGDALKRANEYDDYAKNQLLKDWEVVLDDAQVKKNLVLNQKNEGNAPLKQGKKYYSYNNEEDINDLMDMFDKIVNEQQIGTISFGDVQIEAQAMSKAYYRWIREKWRDYPWLGFNNGVFFFHLKGNDSLTFPNTKENVLEKTYYVDNIVNGIYASDWLSDNQYRDNFKYIINEVNSLIKDGMSDIEKAAALYWYVLEKSGYDYKFSNPARAYFNNGGVCADFGSFYAFILNMVGIEAIPHNTGAIDGEDYDKLVNAGLTKDNGQELHELVWMRLKNPKDNKYYWFRSDPTWGDSMEDKWDKAPHAKTGIGWNMDQFISPLGLSPWQPFSSENGDRTQFDYNNLWGLPLREHIVDNGDTKGYYSTRNDFVFRHNLFQDEVKTGQKLSKPFFYKGKWFYLQKTYQGSNGRGPATFSFKYRNFLDDTSKDVFNSTDPAAKAISDALSSYKSDLLGNSQYSAPLTFERNNKVIFVIKNFNYLENRAQNSPSKLVILDLDTLKTRTVDLPLVGPDRNGRRWVDNFYFDASGDLYVKFDKDDALDGNVYPRHFKLTITDELKNYLASTTPSKQEALNWVNRIRGYSAVYLEDGSVGNLPKVTDNHSLKVQLLSDLSTIKAQIENGTDVNYASTITKIKNLYKSFLSHKIVSSNKLFVDKQLSEYYQFSKSRYDGESFRGLTNFNVIQNPDDIFSRNDSILYDVYYSETKNGTFKKIKSDQYIDNLTISKQEQPNLQGYYYVVAHAINDPNNSVRSDTTYVEYVSNTQRPKEEYALHPILSGLKVGFNYGTTVQTSNIQLNVIPGVEQINNQKMSHLYFNWYKLTLQIPGFALSLNNFSNASFKVYFIPFSDVNAKKVVWQKELTTTDSYFRDTNIDVDAREPGIYYSELSYTYNNQDYKAFSEISTIFGELDNYKQTLTKFFDDMHQANKSYTN; this is encoded by the coding sequence ATGAAAAAAAGCACCAAAAAAATATTACTCACATTAACAACTTTTATCCCATTAATTTCATTTGGTTTAACAAGTTGTACTTCAATACCTTCAAATAAAAATTATGATCAAGCACTAGTGATGCTTTCTAAATTAAAGCAACTAGAATCTTCTGTAGCTAATGATTCTAAATACAATGGGATCAAGCAAGAGATTAATGATTTCATTAAGACTAATTATTTCAACCAAGATACTCAAAGTGGTAAATTAGTTTCAATCATTAATGAAATGGGTCGTTTGTATGATAAGTTAGAAGCTCAAATTAATCAAAAAGATGATAAGACTACAAATAGTGAACCTAAAACAGCTAGTAATTCAAATACATTAAATGATAAAAATCCTAGTGAATCAAGTAACAGTAATTTAAATAATAGTAATCCAAGCAATAATAATTTAAATACTAATAATGAAACTGGCTCTGGTGAAGCTAGTAGTCCAGTTTATAGTGGAGATGCTGCTGAAAGATTAATTGCACAAAAATCTAGTCAATTACAATCATTTGTTAATGATTTAGATAGTTTAGCTGCTACAGCTAATGATAATATCAAAAGTGGTCTAGAACACGTTAAAAGAAACACACTAGATCAAATCAGTGCTTTAAGATATCGTGGTGATGCACTAAAAAGAGCAAATGAATACGATGATTATGCTAAAAACCAACTTCTTAAGGATTGAGAAGTAGTTTTAGATGATGCACAAGTTAAGAAAAACCTTGTTTTAAATCAAAAAAATGAAGGTAATGCACCATTAAAACAAGGTAAGAAATATTATAGTTATAACAACGAAGAAGACATTAACGATCTAATGGATATGTTTGATAAGATCGTTAATGAGCAACAAATTGGTACGATCTCATTTGGTGATGTGCAAATTGAAGCTCAAGCGATGTCAAAAGCTTACTATCGTTGGATTAGAGAAAAATGACGAGATTACCCTTGATTAGGATTTAATAATGGGGTATTTTTCTTCCATCTAAAAGGCAATGATTCATTAACTTTCCCTAATACGAAAGAAAACGTATTAGAAAAAACCTATTATGTTGATAATATAGTTAATGGTATTTATGCAAGCGATTGATTATCAGATAACCAATACCGTGATAATTTTAAATATATCATTAACGAAGTTAATAGCTTAATCAAAGATGGGATGAGTGATATTGAAAAAGCTGCTGCTTTATACTGATATGTATTAGAAAAATCAGGTTATGACTATAAGTTCTCAAACCCAGCAAGAGCATACTTTAATAACGGTGGGGTTTGTGCTGACTTTGGTTCATTCTATGCTTTCATTCTAAATATGGTTGGAATTGAAGCAATCCCTCATAATACTGGTGCAATTGATGGTGAAGATTACGACAAATTAGTTAATGCAGGATTAACTAAAGATAACGGTCAAGAACTTCATGAATTAGTATGAATGAGATTAAAAAATCCTAAAGATAATAAGTATTACTGATTCAGAAGTGATCCTACTTGAGGTGATAGTATGGAAGATAAATGAGACAAAGCACCTCATGCTAAAACTGGTATTGGCTGAAATATGGATCAATTTATCTCACCACTAGGATTATCACCTTGACAACCATTTAGTAGTGAAAATGGTGATCGAACTCAATTTGATTACAACAATCTTTGAGGGTTACCATTAAGAGAACACATTGTTGATAATGGTGACACTAAGGGATACTACTCAACACGAAATGATTTTGTCTTTAGACACAATTTATTCCAAGATGAAGTAAAAACTGGTCAAAAATTATCTAAACCATTCTTTTATAAAGGTAAATGATTCTATCTTCAAAAAACATATCAGGGAAGTAATGGAAGAGGACCTGCTACTTTTTCATTTAAATATCGTAATTTCTTAGATGATACTAGTAAAGATGTCTTTAATAGTACTGATCCTGCAGCAAAAGCGATATCAGATGCTTTAAGTAGTTACAAATCAGATTTATTAGGTAATAGTCAATATTCAGCACCATTAACTTTTGAAAGAAATAACAAAGTTATTTTTGTAATTAAAAACTTTAATTACTTAGAAAATCGTGCTCAAAATAGTCCTTCAAAATTAGTTATTCTTGATTTAGATACTTTAAAAACAAGAACAGTTGACTTACCATTAGTTGGACCAGACCGAAATGGTCGAAGATGAGTAGATAACTTCTATTTTGATGCTTCAGGTGATCTTTATGTTAAATTTGACAAAGATGATGCACTTGATGGTAATGTTTATCCAAGACACTTTAAACTTACTATTACTGATGAATTAAAAAATTATTTAGCTTCAACAACTCCTTCAAAACAAGAAGCGCTAAATTGAGTTAATCGTATCAGAGGATATTCTGCAGTTTATTTAGAAGATGGTTCAGTTGGTAATTTACCAAAAGTTACAGATAACCATTCATTAAAAGTTCAATTATTAAGTGATTTAAGCACGATTAAAGCTCAAATTGAAAATGGCACGGATGTAAATTACGCATCGACAATCACAAAAATTAAAAATCTTTATAAATCTTTCTTAAGTCATAAGATTGTTTCATCTAATAAATTATTTGTTGATAAACAATTAAGTGAATACTACCAATTCTCAAAATCAAGATATGATGGAGAATCATTTAGAGGGTTAACCAACTTTAATGTAATCCAAAATCCAGATGATATCTTCTCAAGAAATGATTCTATCTTATATGATGTTTATTATTCTGAAACAAAGAATGGTACATTTAAAAAGATCAAATCTGATCAATACATTGATAATTTAACAATCTCTAAACAAGAGCAACCTAATCTTCAAGGATATTATTATGTAGTTGCTCATGCTATCAACGATCCAAACAATTCAGTTAGATCAGATACTACTTACGTTGAATATGTAAGTAATACACAACGTCCAAAAGAAGAATATGCACTTCATCCAATCTTAAGTGGATTAAAAGTTGGTTTTAATTATGGAACAACAGTTCAAACATCAAACATTCAACTAAATGTTATTCCAGGTGTTGAACAAATTAATAACCAAAAGATGTCTCATTTATATTTCAACTGATATAAATTGACATTACAAATCCCAGGATTTGCACTAAGTTTAAATAACTTCTCAAATGCAAGCTTTAAAGTTTACTTTATTCCATTTAGTGATGTAAATGCTAAAAAGGTAGTTTGACAAAAAGAATTAACAACTACTGATTCTTATTTCAGAGACACTAATATCGATGTAGATGCTAGAGAGCCTGGAATCTATTACTCAGAGCTTTCTTACACTTATAATAATCAAGATTACAAAGCATTCTCAGAAATTAGTACTATCTTTGGTGAATTAGATAATTACAAACAAACATTAACTAAGTTCTTTGATGATATGCACCAAGCAAATAAGAGCTATACTAATTAA
- a CDS encoding arginine deiminase — MFNKIRVYSEIGRLRKVLVHTPDKELDYVTPQRLDELLFSSLLNPVKARQEHEAFIKLLEDQGVECVQLSDLTAQTFEASSNEIKEEFINRWLDECIPILSEINRPKVYSYLKTLSTNPQEMIRKMMSGILAKEVDIESEIELIADPMPNLYFTRDPFASIGKGITLHSMFHPTRKRETIFADFIFSHHPEYKNTPKYYSRNDEYSIEGGDLFVYDDKTLVIGVSERTEKKAIDSLAQKLKANDETSFEKIYAINVPKMSNLMHLDTWLTMLDYDKFLYSPNMMGVLKIWEIDLTNETLLWKELNQSLEEFLSMVISKQATVIPVAGEDSTQIEIDIETNFDATNFLVIQPGVVVGYDRNYKTNQALKDAGIKVLSWNGDQLSLGMGSARCMSMPLYRDPIEK, encoded by the coding sequence ATGTTTAATAAAATAAGAGTTTATAGTGAAATTGGAAGACTAAGAAAGGTATTAGTTCACACCCCAGATAAAGAACTAGATTATGTAACTCCTCAAAGATTGGATGAACTATTGTTTAGTTCTTTACTAAATCCAGTTAAGGCTAGACAAGAACATGAAGCATTTATTAAGTTATTAGAAGATCAAGGTGTAGAATGTGTGCAGTTGTCAGATTTAACAGCGCAAACTTTTGAAGCGTCATCTAATGAAATAAAAGAAGAATTCATTAACCGTTGGTTAGATGAATGTATTCCCATTTTATCTGAAATTAACCGCCCTAAAGTTTATAGTTATCTAAAAACTTTATCAACCAACCCACAAGAGATGATTCGCAAAATGATGTCGGGGATTTTGGCTAAGGAAGTTGATATAGAATCTGAAATCGAATTAATTGCTGATCCAATGCCAAATCTGTATTTTACTAGAGATCCATTTGCTAGTATTGGTAAAGGCATAACTTTACATTCAATGTTTCATCCGACTAGAAAACGTGAAACAATCTTTGCAGATTTTATCTTCTCACACCACCCAGAATATAAAAACACCCCTAAATATTATTCACGAAATGATGAATACAGTATTGAAGGTGGAGATCTATTCGTTTATGATGATAAAACCTTAGTAATTGGAGTATCAGAACGAACTGAGAAAAAAGCAATTGATTCATTAGCACAAAAACTAAAAGCTAATGATGAAACTAGCTTTGAAAAGATCTATGCAATCAATGTTCCTAAGATGAGTAACTTAATGCATCTAGATACTTGATTAACAATGCTAGATTATGATAAGTTCTTATACTCACCTAATATGATGGGAGTATTAAAGATCTGAGAGATTGATTTAACCAATGAAACTTTGTTATGAAAAGAGTTAAATCAATCTTTAGAAGAATTCTTATCAATGGTAATTAGTAAACAAGCAACTGTAATACCAGTTGCTGGTGAAGATTCAACTCAGATTGAGATTGATATTGAAACCAACTTTGATGCTACTAACTTTTTAGTAATCCAACCAGGTGTGGTGGTCGGATATGATCGTAATTACAAAACCAACCAAGCACTAAAAGATGCTGGTATAAAGGTCTTAAGTTGAAATGGTGACCAATTATCATTAGGAATGGGTAGTGCTAGATGTATGAGTATGCCATTATATCGAGATCCGATTGAGAAATAG
- a CDS encoding NAD(P)/FAD-dependent oxidoreductase — MNIYDLIVLGAGTSGIYCASYGAMKGLSSLVVEMTDQIGGQPAHIYPFKKIYDFPTANGVLAKDFIDQLYQQQKPYINQGLIKYLFNTTIREQNYLSDELLFEVKLSNNEVVKAKKIVLATGNGGFEPIKLKEELIQDQDLDRIHYQIKDLKQYENKDLCFLGGGDSAVELIHQVSDLKIAKSLSIIHRKEKYRASQALVDLINKKPINQYLDQTIELIKDNQISFKHNQTGELTKLNFDYLIVQYGLKPLKSLDCFNHLEQDMNNNFVINHHHQTSDKNIYAIGLASNFSKRPNLIISGMYEATVAIKHINDTINPYVRATDYLLKE; from the coding sequence ATGAATATTTATGACCTAATTGTTTTAGGGGCTGGAACTAGCGGAATTTATTGCGCTAGTTATGGTGCTATGAAGGGATTAAGTTCTCTTGTTGTTGAGATGACTGATCAAATCGGTGGTCAACCAGCACACATTTATCCCTTTAAAAAGATCTATGATTTTCCCACAGCTAATGGGGTTTTAGCAAAAGATTTTATAGATCAGTTATACCAACAACAAAAACCATACATTAACCAGGGGTTAATTAAATATTTATTTAATACGACGATTAGAGAGCAAAACTATTTATCTGATGAACTACTTTTTGAAGTAAAGTTGTCAAACAATGAAGTAGTTAAAGCCAAAAAGATTGTTCTAGCCACTGGTAATGGTGGGTTTGAACCAATTAAATTAAAAGAGGAATTAATTCAAGATCAGGATCTTGATCGTATTCACTATCAAATCAAAGATCTAAAACAATATGAAAACAAAGATCTGTGTTTTTTAGGTGGGGGTGATAGTGCTGTTGAATTGATTCATCAAGTGTCTGATTTAAAGATTGCTAAATCTTTATCAATCATTCACCGTAAAGAAAAATACCGTGCTTCACAAGCTTTAGTTGATCTAATCAATAAAAAACCAATTAACCAATATTTAGATCAAACGATCGAACTAATCAAAGATAATCAGATTAGTTTTAAACACAATCAAACTGGTGAATTAACTAAATTAAACTTTGATTATCTAATCGTTCAATATGGTTTAAAACCTTTAAAATCACTTGATTGTTTTAATCATCTTGAACAAGATATGAATAACAATTTTGTGATCAATCATCACCACCAAACATCAGATAAAAATATCTATGCAATTGGGTTAGCTAGTAATTTTAGCAAACGTCCTAATCTGATCATCTCAGGAATGTATGAAGCTACAGTAGCAATCAAACATATCAATGACACTATCAATCCTTATGTAAGAGCTACTGACTACTTACTTAAAGAATAA
- a CDS encoding V-type ATP synthase subunit I domain-containing protein, with product MSNTDKVFSFDESSKEQILQDFDNYKAEYCISTFLATHPQASEYDLRDYLESAKRSYVRAKRNNMSDELWLEHLHKFIKGYKLVAPLQRELDKLILNKDFTNLELEKAELAKQKAELEKERIAFLNEQNEFIQNGRSKHFDHIVTTSEYEATKKELELKYYKEIEAIKEKHQEELVKNQEETKKIFDEEINNIKDFYDKKLEKVSTHYNKLKEKLAELKDDNNKLINEIYERDLASENQIALRTKDYYEELEKIRKILRNYEVLSFELKTKIKEKDYLLNQLKSKLKHKDDEFKKFIKDQPEIVNQLINDGIKQGVKVKFNQLESKLKERVKQYEDTVGQTYEKHKNEVDKILIANETKVEVMKNALLQAEETAKLTTNELERIKSEYDLVIYTNRELNEAIKIEQEKAKELAAKVEILTAENNDLDKLNNLLVKKYNDNDHLLSVSKSISEQLDKINASQLSLQKVLQTSDDDKTNQKIIDLNKAIDQVNSTYKQSKGLKNEPIQLPKSTPTQGKIIEYIDEDDTLDSQWARQFSEATKRIKEKKLNKKKKALLDKEISEFK from the coding sequence ATGTCTAATACTGATAAAGTTTTTAGTTTTGACGAAAGTTCAAAAGAACAAATTCTTCAAGATTTTGATAATTACAAAGCTGAGTATTGTATCAGCACTTTTCTAGCTACTCACCCTCAAGCTTCTGAATATGATTTACGCGACTATCTAGAAAGCGCTAAAAGAAGCTATGTACGAGCTAAACGCAATAATATGAGCGATGAATTATGACTAGAACACTTACATAAATTCATTAAGGGATATAAACTAGTTGCCCCACTTCAAAGAGAATTAGATAAGTTAATTCTAAATAAAGACTTTACCAATCTAGAACTAGAAAAAGCTGAATTAGCAAAACAAAAAGCAGAGCTTGAAAAAGAACGTATTGCTTTCTTAAACGAACAAAATGAGTTTATTCAAAATGGTCGATCAAAACATTTTGATCATATTGTAACAACTTCTGAATACGAAGCGACTAAAAAAGAACTAGAACTAAAATACTATAAAGAGATCGAAGCGATCAAAGAAAAACATCAAGAAGAACTTGTAAAAAACCAAGAAGAAACTAAAAAAATCTTTGATGAAGAGATCAATAACATCAAAGATTTTTATGATAAAAAACTAGAAAAAGTTTCAACTCACTACAACAAGTTAAAAGAAAAGCTAGCTGAATTAAAAGACGATAATAATAAGTTAATTAATGAGATTTATGAAAGAGATCTTGCTAGTGAAAACCAAATCGCACTAAGAACTAAAGATTATTACGAAGAATTAGAAAAGATCAGAAAGATCTTAAGAAATTATGAAGTACTATCTTTTGAATTAAAAACTAAGATCAAAGAAAAAGATTATTTACTAAACCAATTAAAATCAAAACTTAAACACAAAGACGATGAATTTAAAAAATTCATCAAAGATCAACCTGAGATCGTTAACCAACTAATTAACGACGGAATTAAACAAGGTGTTAAGGTTAAGTTTAATCAACTAGAATCTAAACTAAAAGAACGCGTTAAACAGTATGAAGATACTGTTGGTCAAACTTATGAAAAACATAAGAATGAAGTTGATAAGATTCTAATTGCCAATGAAACCAAGGTTGAAGTGATGAAAAATGCACTACTTCAAGCAGAAGAAACTGCTAAACTAACCACCAACGAACTTGAACGCATTAAATCTGAGTATGATTTAGTAATCTATACTAATCGCGAACTTAATGAAGCAATTAAGATTGAACAAGAAAAAGCGAAAGAATTAGCGGCTAAAGTTGAAATCTTAACCGCTGAAAACAACGATCTAGATAAATTAAATAACTTATTAGTTAAAAAATACAATGACAACGATCATTTATTGTCAGTATCTAAATCAATCTCTGAACAACTAGATAAGATTAATGCTTCACAATTATCATTACAAAAAGTTTTACAAACTAGTGATGATGATAAAACTAACCAAAAGATCATCGATCTTAATAAAGCAATCGATCAAGTAAATTCAACCTATAAACAATCTAAGGGATTAAAAAACGAACCAATCCAATTACCTAAATCAACCCCAACCCAAGGTAAGATTATTGAATACATCGATGAAGATGATACTTTAGATTCTCAATGAGCTAGACAGTTCTCTGAAGCGACTAAAAGAATCAAAGAAAAAAAGCTAAATAAGAAAAAGAAAGCACTATTAGATAAAGAAATTAGTGAATTTAAATAA